The Mucilaginibacter sp. PAMB04168 genome contains the following window.
GCAAGCAATTAAAAGATATTGGCGTAGCCAATGGTTACGACATGACCTTTGAAGCCGCCATTACTAAAACCATGTTTTTACTCAGCCAGTTTGAAGATCCAAAAGAAGTAAAGCACTGGCTGGAAACTGATATTAGAGGAGAGCTTACGGTTTCGTAAGCTCTTTTGGTTTATACATAGCTCGCCCACCATTTGCCTCGATGGCGCTGCTTATACCCTGCAAACCATTTGCACGGCCAGTATAGCAGTGCCACAATACCTATCCAAAAAAGGTAAGTTACACCTAACGAAAACCCCATGGTTGCCGGCCTGAACAGGAATGGTATGTTGGGCGATATGATATTTTTTACCGTGTATCCGGAGGCGAAAAAGACAACTATCGTAACAATACGGATAAGGTAAAAGTGCGGTACGTAATAAAAGAATGGTACCTTCCCATATACCTTAAATAGGTTCGCTAACCTATTATGGCTGTTTTCGGTGACTGCTAAAAAAATAAACCCAAAACTTAGCATAAGGCAGGTGTATTGTAACGATGGCGGATATTTGCTCACATTAAGAAAAGCCAAGACGGAGCCTGTTATATTGCGTTGGGAAACATAAGGGGAAGGATCACCATAACCTATAGCACTGCGCAGCAAAATAAATGCGATGAGTAGCAGGAAACCCGTGATCGATAATGCTAAGCGTCTGTTTTTTTGATGACTCTCATTGACATACCAGGCCGAAACGGCATAGCCCAGCAGCATAATACCTGTCCATGGCAAAACAGCATACAAAAACGCTAAGAAATGATTACCAGGTAAGGGGATGATATAGAAACGTGCTGTAAATAATATATTTAATAATGCCGTGCTTACAACATTTTTTGGCTGCGGTAAATACTGCAGAGCATCGTGCCCAACAATAAGCAACAATCCCAATGGTAAAATTATTTTGTTTGATATACGCAGCAATAATCCTAGTATAATCATGCTGATACCTATGGCCCATATCACCTGAAAGAAAACCATGTTGTACAGTGGGTTTAAACTTAAAGCCAGCGTAATAAGCACCACTTCAACGGCAACTAGCCACAAACCGCGTTTAATTAAAAAGGAAGACGTTTGAGCCCGGCTACGCTTTTGACCGGCCAACCCGGCCGATAGACCCGATAAAAACACAAAAATCGGCGCGCAAAAATGCGTGATCCACCGGGTAAAAAACAGAATGGGCGTGGTGGTTTTTAAATCCAGCGGATCGTGCAACATGGCGTCATTGTGCAAAAAGTCGCGCACGTGGTCTAACGCCATAATTACCATAACTAATCCGCGCAGTATATCAATGGATTGGATGCGTTGTGAAGCTGAAGTGTTCATGATAGGTTAGGGCTTTGCTAACCCTAACCTACGTATTTAAAGACATTAATCAAAGAACCTTTACGTTGTCTGTTGCGCTGCCTAACTAAAATAGCTTGAGGAAAGTTATTTAAGCAAGTTAAAGCACTGCTGCGCAATTTCTAACTCCTCATTAGTTGGTACAATCAGTATTTTAACGGTTGATTCGGTTGCTTGTATTTCGCGGATACCTTTAGCACGTGTGCCATTTGCTTCTGTATTCAATTGTACGCCCAAAAACTCCAAATCAGTACAAATCATTTGCCTGATTAAAGCATCGTTTTCGCCTACACCCGCAGTGAATATA
Protein-coding sequences here:
- a CDS encoding heparan-alpha-glucosaminide N-acetyltransferase domain-containing protein — translated: MNTSASQRIQSIDILRGLVMVIMALDHVRDFLHNDAMLHDPLDLKTTTPILFFTRWITHFCAPIFVFLSGLSAGLAGQKRSRAQTSSFLIKRGLWLVAVEVVLITLALSLNPLYNMVFFQVIWAIGISMIILGLLLRISNKIILPLGLLLIVGHDALQYLPQPKNVVSTALLNILFTARFYIIPLPGNHFLAFLYAVLPWTGIMLLGYAVSAWYVNESHQKNRRLALSITGFLLLIAFILLRSAIGYGDPSPYVSQRNITGSVLAFLNVSKYPPSLQYTCLMLSFGFIFLAVTENSHNRLANLFKVYGKVPFFYYVPHFYLIRIVTIVVFFASGYTVKNIISPNIPFLFRPATMGFSLGVTYLFWIGIVALLYWPCKWFAGYKQRHRGKWWASYV